In a genomic window of Aquila chrysaetos chrysaetos chromosome Z, bAquChr1.4, whole genome shotgun sequence:
- the ESM1 gene encoding endothelial cell-specific molecule 1: MKGFLFLTLLLMPVHAGTAWSAKYAVDCPEPCDSNACKSTLRCKRTVLDDCGCCRVCAAALGETCYRTVSGMDGVKCGPGLKCQFYTEEDDFGDEFGICKECPYGTYGMECRKTCNCPSGICDRVTGKCLKFPFFQLSASKPPNRRKIVSHTENDMASGDGNSVKEEFVKEKAIHSPVMKWLNPR; encoded by the exons ATGAAGGGCTTCCTGTTTCTCACACTCCTCCTGATGCCCGTGCACGCTGGAACTGCTTGGAGTGCGAAATATGCAGTAGATTGTCCCGAGCCCTGTGACAGTAACGCATGCAAAAGTACCTTGCGCTGTAAGCGAACGGTGCTGGATGACTGTGGCTGTTGCAGAGTGTGTGCAGCTGCTCTGGGGGAGACTTGCTATCGTACGGTCTCGGGTATGGATGGTGTCAAGTGTGGTCCTGGGCTGAAGTGCCAGTTTTACACTGAGGAGGATGACTTTGGTGATGAATTTGGTATCTGCAAAG agtgTCCCTATGGTACCTATGGAATGGAATGCAGGAAAACCTGCAACTGTCCCTCTGGCATCTGTGACAGAGTAACCGGGAAGTGTTTgaagtttccattttttcaaCTGTCTGCTTCAAAGCCTCCAAATCGACGAAAAATAGTTTCACACACAG aGAACGACATGGCATCAGGGGATGGCAATTCTGTAAAAGAGGAATTCGTTAAGGAGAAAGCTATTCATTCTCCAGTAATGAAATGGCTAAATCCTCGCTGA